The following nucleotide sequence is from Haemorhous mexicanus isolate bHaeMex1 unplaced genomic scaffold, bHaeMex1.pri scaffold_215_ctg1, whole genome shotgun sequence.
CAGGAAGTTcagacagagaagggagggtgggaaccccaaaattctgggaaaagatcccgaaattccccaaaaattgtGGTGAAATTCCCGAAAAGAAGAGCCCAGAAACGAAGGAGTGGTTGGAGTTTTTtattgggggaattttggggtgaaaacgGCAAAAAACGGGAAAAACCtcgagggggattttgggattctaATCCCAGAGAGTCTGGAAGGAGATGAAGGGtgggaaaccccaaatttccccaaatttcccaaaaaaaggctccaaaaatgctgaatttgcgacgggattttggggtgaaaaaccccaaaaatgggaaaaaaaaccgggagggaatttgggaattggaTTTCCAGAAAATCTGGAGGGAGAGAAAGGGGTGAGAACACCAAAAGGTTTGGgataaatcccaaaaatccccaaaaaagtGGCTCAAAAATCGgagttttgggaaaaaaattgggaattttgggctgaaaacgccaaaaattgggaaaaaactCCGAgggaaatttggaatttttgtcttcagagagtctggaaagagaagagaggaggagaaacCCCCAAATATTCGGGGtgatcccaaaaaattccccaaatccccccaaaagtGCCCCAAACCAtcagaatttggggatttgttttaattttagggactcaaatttgggggaaaaaccccaaaatcggccaaaataaaagaggaaaatttgggggtttcatCCTCAGAGACTCCGGGggtgaaaaccccaaaattttggggagaaaaccctgaaaaaaaatccccaaattcacccaaaaatttttatttttaacagaggAGGAGCCGAATTTTGGGGTCAAATTTTGGGggaacccaaaaatccccaaaaatccccaaaaaatccccaaaaatccccaaaaaatccccccaaaaaatcccccaaaaaatccccccaaaatcccaaaaaaatcccaaaaaataaaaaaaaaatcccaaaaaatccccaaaaaaatcccaaaaaatcccaaaaataatccccaaaaaatcccccaaaaaatcccaaaatatcccaaaaaatcccaaaaaaaaatcccccaaaaatcccccaaaaatccctcaaaatcccaaaaatcccaaaaaatcccaaaaaatccccaaaacccccaaaatctcacctGGAAGTCGAGGCCGGGGAAGGTGAAAATGtcccggggctgctccaggggggtctgggggggtcccaaaagatttttttgggaaaaaattcccaaaattttgaggtttttacCCCCaacattttttgggatttttttccccaaatttttggagttttttcccaaagttttgaggggtttttttcccaaattttggggttttttccccccgaattttgaggggtttttcccaaattttgggaatttttttccccgaaattttgttgtttttttttttttttttcccatattttgggttttttttccctccaaactttggggatttttttcccaaattttaagtcttttttccaaatttttgagggttttttcccaaattttggggttttccccccagattttgggagtttttccctcaatttttcaggtttcttcctcaattttggggttttttccctccaaattatttttgggggttttttttcccaaattttgggttttttcccccagattttgggagttttttcctcaattctggGGGGGTTttacccccaaattttggggggttttgggtttttttgggctcTCACCCTGGGGGTGTTCGGGgtctcctctccttcctcctcctcctcctcctcctcctcctcctcctcctcttcctcctcctcctcttcctcttcctccatcaggctcaggctgggggggaaagggtaaaaaaaaacccaaaatcccccaaattccccccaaattaatcccaggaccctccccccaacaaaccccacccaggaccccccaaaatttcccaaaatccctccccaaaacccccaaattctccaaaatttccccccaaaactcccaaatttCTCAATAATCCCGTTGAAATCCcaattttctccccaaaatctcccaaatttccccccaaaatccccccaaaatcccaaattccccccaaaatcccaaattccccccaaaatcccccaaatcccccaaacctccccaatttcccccccaaaaatcccaaattcccccaaaatcccaatttttccccccagattcctcaaaaacctcccaaaatccctcccaaaaatcccaaatttcccccaaaaatcccaattttccccccaaaaccccaaaatttccccaatttcccccccaaaaccccagaatttcccaaattccccccaaaattccccaattttcctCACCGGGACTCCCAGGTCCTCCCGGATTCGCTGCTGGgggtggaaaaaaaccccaaattttgggattttcaggggtttttttttcaaaaatttgggattttcaggggttttttcccccaaaattggaattttaagcggtttccccccaaatttgggattttcaggtttttttttttttcccaaatttgggattttcaggagtttttttccccccaatttttgattttcaggattttttccccccaaatttgggatttccaggttttttacctcaaatttgggattttcaggAGTTTTCCCCCCATATTTAGgagtttcaggtttttttatccccaaatttgggattttcaagttttttccctaaatttgggattttcaggttttttcccccaaatttgggattttcaggttttttcccccaaatttgggattttcaggttttttcccccccaaatttgggattttcaggcttttttttcccccagatttgggattttcaggtttttcccccaaatttgggattttggggctgggggtggggcctcacctgagcaggtggggggaggggcggcggccccggggcctCCCCCTGAGCAGGGTCGAGGTCAGggcggggctggagctgggggaggctgcaAAATTCGGGGCCTTTTaaacccaaatcccaattttttaaaccaaaattgaattttttaaacccaaatttgatttttttaaccaaaatgcAGATTCCCCCCCCCGAAATTCCgattttcccacccaaaatgcAGATTTATGACCcccaaaatcagattttttcccccaaaatgcagATTTATCCCCCCCAAAACGCCCCATAAGTTcagattttccccccaaaattcaaatttttcccccaaaaattctgattttgccccccaaattcagattttttcccccaaaattcagatttttcccaaaaaattcagattttttccccccaaaactccccaaaaattcagttttcccccaaaaattcaaatttctcccccaaaattcagatttttcccccttaaaattcagattttccaaaaaaattcagattttcctccaaaattccgatttatccccccaaaactcccccaaaaattccaatttttccccaaaaattcagattttccccccaaaattccgatttcccccccaaaattccgattttcccccccaaaaaatttccaatttttccccaaaaattcagattttccccccaaaactctgattttcccccaaaaattctgatttaccccccaaaaattctgatttaccccccaaaaattccgatttttcccccccaaaactccccaaaaaattccaatttttcccaaaaaattcagattttcccccaaaaattcagattttccctccaaaactctgatttcccccaaaaattcagttttccccccccaaaattccgatttccccccccaaaactcccccaaaaattccaattttccccccaaaatcccgattttcccccccaaaattcccattcccCCCAGATTTCCGATTTCCCCCCGCTCTCCGTTCCCCCCGGGGCTCTCACCGGGGCTCTCACCGGGCCCGGGCCGCGGCCGGGGCTCTCCGGGGGCGCAGCGCAGCGAGCGGCGGTAGCGGAGCAGGGCGGGCCCGGAGCCGCGCAGGCCCCGGCGGCGGCACGCCCGCTCCAGCAGCGCCAGCCTGCGgcaccggggacaccggggggggcaccggggggggcaccgggggcaccggggggggcaccgggggcaccGGGGCAGGAGCGGCCCC
It contains:
- the LOC132322943 gene encoding histone H3.v1-like, with translation MEQLEWNSWVKHQGEHLETSGENIWGKTLALLERACRRRGLRGSGPALLRYRRSLRCAPGEPRPRPGPASPSSSPALTSTLLRGRPRGRRPSPHLLSSESGRTWESRLSLMEEEEEEEEEEEEEEEEEEEEEEGEETPNTPRTPLEQPRDIFTFPGLDFQTL